Within the Devosia lucknowensis genome, the region AACTGCCCGAAGGCAAGGAGATCTGGAAGGGCGTGACCTTCGATTTCTCCAATCCGTGGTCGGGCTACGTGGCCCGCACGGCCCTGTGGCAGAGCGAAGACGGCAACTGCTGCCCGAGCGGCGGCAGCGCCGTGATTTCCCTCGAAATCGAAGGCAATACGCTGGTGGGCAAGGACGTGGAATACACGCCACCCGCGGAAGAATAGACATGGTTGCTGTCGAGATCGGACTCAGACTCGGCGGTGCCTTCTACGTTTTCGCCGGCTTCCTGGTGATGCGCATGGTCGTCATGGACCGAACGATGGACCAGATGCTGAGCGCGCTGACGCTCGAGGCACAACCAGGCAGCGAAGCGCACAAGCGTTGGCTTTGGGCCATCTCCGGCATGGTCATCACCTTGGGCGGAGCGGCACTGATGGTATTGAGCCTCTGGGCCTTGCCGCTGTTCAGTCTCGGCCTTGCGACGCAAGTGATCTATCTGGGCTGGGCGCGATCGGCCCTTGTTCCAGACGGTGACGATGCCAGGAAAGGCCGCAGCCAGACCATCAATGCCGCAGTCGTCTACGCCGTCGTTACCATCGGCGTTTTCGCCGCAGCCTGGTCTGGCCTGTTGCGACCCTGGTTCGACATATGGGCGTTGGCGATTCCCCTTGCCGGCATCGTGCTGCTGGGCAGTGTGGCCCGGAGCCTATTCTGGCAGGCCTCGAAGGCGAAGTTCGGACTCCGCCCCGACGATGAGGGTTTCGACGACGTCTACTATTCCGAACCGAGGCCGGTTCCGCCGCTGACCCGGGTGCGGCTCCAACCGCGCTGGGGCCGCTATCCGTTCATGGATGCCGATAGCGGCGAAGAACGCCTGCCCGATGACTATATCCCGATCGACCTGGCGAACAGGATCCACCAGTGGAGCCACAGTTTCGCGGCCGACGACGATAGCCAGACGCTTTTCGGACAGTTCGATGACGAAGCGCATGAGGCGGCGCATCGGCAGGAAGGGGAGGATATCGTCGCCGAACTCAAGATCATCTTCGGCGATGCCAACGCCAGTGGGCCTTACTACCCCGACAAGATCTGCTACGGCGCACCAGACAGCACCCAACCGATAACAAGGGTGCGTATCGAGCCCCGGCAGGGCCGCCATGCCTTCGTCGACGCCGATACCGGCATCGACCACCCGCCGGAGCACCATATGCCGCTCGAACTGGCGAACCGCATTCATTGGTGGAGCATGGCCTTCGAGACCGAGGATCGCGAGGCACCGCCGATCGCCACCTTTGAAGACCGAGAGGACGAGGCCGCCCACCGCAAGGAGGGCGACGCCATCGTGGCTGAACTGCGCGGCATTTTTGGCGACGACAACGTCGCCGGCCCCATCTACCCTTCCGCCATCGCCTATGTGGGCCCGGGTGTGGACATCAACGGCAACAGGCTCAGAGCCCCAGAAACCTGACCGTATCCGGATCGACGGGAATACCCGTTGCCCGGCGCTCGTCCATTTCGGCCCATTCACGATCGCCCGGCGCCATGACCCGGCCACCGGCGCGCGGGACCGAGCCGCGCAGGCTTTGCACATAGCGGGCAATGGCGGCGCCGAACGCGGCCCGGCCGGCAAACTTGTCCGGATCGATCACTAGGACGAAATGGCCCATATTGCGCGGGGTCGAGATGTCATCCCCGCCATACATGGGAATGAAATCGCTATCGAGCGTGGTGCCGGTGAGCAGCGCGGAAAACAGTGTGGCGACGCCCGCCAGCGCCGCGCCCTTGTAGCCATAGTCGACGCCGCCGAGCGGCAGCAGCATGTCCGCGGCGTAGGGATCGGTGGTCGGCTCCCCGTCCGGCGTGGCGGCCCCACCCTCGGGCAGGGTCTTGTCGAGAGAGCGATGCAGCATGACCCGATTGAGCGGGATCGAACTCGTGGCCATGTCGAGAAGCCAGGGCCGCTCGCCCGGCAGGGGCGCGGCGAAGGCCAGCGGGTTGGTGCCGTGGAATTTCTGCGCGCCATCGAAGAGTGCGACCATGGAATCGGTATTGGTGGTCGCGAAGGTGACAAATCCCTGTTCCGCACCGGCCAGGGCGTAGGCGCCGGCCGCCCCAAGATGCGAAGAGCGCCTGACCCCGACCGCGCCGACGCCGGCCGTTCTGGCGAGCGCGATGCCGACCTCGACCGCCTTGTAGGCCGCGAAGTGCCCGAGGCCGTCATCGCCATCGACCATGGCGCTGCCCGCGCCGCGGTGTTCGACCGACAGGAGCGGATCGCGCTTGAGGCGCCCGCCGCCGAGCATGCGGCAGTAATGTTCGGCGAGGCGCACGCCGTGACTGTCGACGCCGACAAGCGAGGCATGCAGCATGGCGCGGCCGGCAGCCGCGCGCGAGCCGGGGCTGGCGCCGGCCTCGGCAAGGCGCGCCTCCACGCACTCGCGCAGAAGAGCTTCGGGGAAACGTCGTGTGTCGTCGGCCTGCATGAAAATACTCCTCGTGCGCCATTGTGCCCGATCGGTCTCCTGCCGTCATCGCATGATGTGTTGTGGGAGCGACGGGGTGAAATGCCCGGCCATGCGGTGAGCGCATGGGGCGGCAGCGCGCTTTTTGTTGGCACTCTGAGGTGAGCGCACTATGCTGGCGCCAAAGTTGAGACTGCCCATGCCCCAAAGCCCCGATCCCATCACCGCCAATCTCTGGCACGTCATTGCCGCGACCGAGGAGCTGCCGATCGGCCTCGTCGAAACCACGCTGCTGCTCGATACGCGTCTCGCCATGACCCGCGGCACCGACGGCATGCCGGTGGTGTGGCGCCGCACCGACGAAGAAAACGGTGACGAGATCGACGCCGAGACCGTGCTCGAACGTCTCCCGGTGCGCACCGCCTATGGTTATACCTGGACCTGTCTCGGCACCCCATCGGCCGAGCTCTTCCCGATCCCGGAATATGCCGAGACCGACCGCAAGAACATGAGCTGCGGCTCGATCGGCATCCACGTCTCGGCGCCGCGGGCAGTGGAAAATTTCCTCGACATGGGCCACTTCCCCTATGTCCACACCGATATCCTCGGCTCCGAGCCGCATACCGAGGTCAAGGAATACGACGTCGAGGTGTCGGAAGAGCGCGACGAGGTGCTGGCCACCAAGTGCCGCTTCATTCAGCCCATGGCTGCCAAGTCGGCGACCGGCGCGATGGAGGTGGAGTACGTCTATCGCGTGCCGCATCCCTTCTGTTCGGTGCTGTACAAATCCTGTCCGGAGGACGAGAGCCGTCGCGACGTCATCGGCATCTTCCTCCAGCCCATGACCGAGGAACGCTGCCGCGCCCACCTGCTGCAGTCCATGATCGATTCGACCTCGACCATCACCGACCTCCGGCGCTTCCAGCAGACCATTTTCGGCCAGGACAAGCCGATCCTGGAAAACCAGTATCCCAAGAAGCTGCCACTCGACCCGCGCGCTGAAACGCCGATCCGCGCCGACAAGAGCGCCATCGCCTACCGCAGATGGTTGAGCCAGAAGGGCATCACCTATGGGGTCATTCCCCAGGCGTCCTGACCTTTCACCTCTCCCAAAGGAAGAGGAAGTCAGAGTCCCGTACGCCAGGACCGCGACTTGACCAAACACCGATCGTGGCGCGATCCCTGTAACATTGGATCTGATCGACAATGCCCCTCAGTCTGTCCGACCCCACCTGGTACCCGATCGCCTCGAGCGACGACCTGCCGTTCCGCCATGTCTATCATGGCCAGTTGCTCGGTCGTGAACTCGCCGTCTGGCGGGCCGACGATGGCAATGTGAACGTGTGGGAAAACCGCTGCCTCCATCGCGGCGTGCGGCTGTCCATCGGCATCAACGAGGGCCAGGAACTCAAGTGCCAGTATCACGGCTGGCGCTATGCCAATCAGTCCGCCGGCTGCACCTATATCCCCGCCCATCCGGCCGATGCGCCTGCCCGCCGCATCGAGAACCGCAAATACCCCATCCGCGAGGCGTTTGGCCTCGTCTGGTCAGCCGCCAATGATGACCAGCCCTTTGAGCCCTTCCCCGGCGCCGAGGGCCATGACTGGTTCCCGCTGCGGCCACTGCCGGTCAACGCGACACCCGAAGACGTGCTCGCCGGCCTCGGCCGCCTCGCGCCCGACGACCAACCCACCGATTTTCTGCCGGGCCTGGCGGTAAAATTGGGCAGTGCACTCTTCTTCGTGCAGCCCGTCGATGCCAATCGCGCGGTCATTCGCGGCATCCTGCCCGGCCGGCCGGCCGATGCGCTGGCGACGCTGCGCTACTACAACGAGCAACTCACCAAGCTGCGCGACAGCCTCGAACGCGCCGCGGCACGAAAGCCGGCGCCCGAACCGCTGCAGCCGGTGTTCGAGAAGGTTTCGGTCGATCTGGCCAGCATGCCCGACATCGCCGTGCCGCGCGGCAACACGCTGACCGTCATGGTCAAGCGCAAGTGGACATCGGCCGATGGCGTCATCGGCTTCGAGCTCGCCGATCGTGACGGCAGGCACCTGCCGACGTTCCAGCCCGGCGCCCATATCGACGTGCACCTGCCCAATGGGCTGGTGCGCCAGTATTCGCTGACCAACGGGCCGGGTGATCTGTCGAGCTACGTCATCGGCGTCAAGCAGGAAAGCGCCTCCAAGGGCGGCAGCAAGGTGCTGGTGGAGACGGTACGCGAGGGCGACGTGCTCGCCATTTCCGAGCCGCGCAACAATTTTCCGCTGCGCCGCGACGCCACTCGCACCGTGCTG harbors:
- a CDS encoding Ldh family oxidoreductase; translated protein: MQADDTRRFPEALLRECVEARLAEAGASPGSRAAAGRAMLHASLVGVDSHGVRLAEHYCRMLGGGRLKRDPLLSVEHRGAGSAMVDGDDGLGHFAAYKAVEVGIALARTAGVGAVGVRRSSHLGAAGAYALAGAEQGFVTFATTNTDSMVALFDGAQKFHGTNPLAFAAPLPGERPWLLDMATSSIPLNRVMLHRSLDKTLPEGGAATPDGEPTTDPYAADMLLPLGGVDYGYKGAALAGVATLFSALLTGTTLDSDFIPMYGGDDISTPRNMGHFVLVIDPDKFAGRAAFGAAIARYVQSLRGSVPRAGGRVMAPGDREWAEMDERRATGIPVDPDTVRFLGL
- a CDS encoding aromatic ring-hydroxylating oxygenase subunit alpha, whose amino-acid sequence is MPQSPDPITANLWHVIAATEELPIGLVETTLLLDTRLAMTRGTDGMPVVWRRTDEENGDEIDAETVLERLPVRTAYGYTWTCLGTPSAELFPIPEYAETDRKNMSCGSIGIHVSAPRAVENFLDMGHFPYVHTDILGSEPHTEVKEYDVEVSEERDEVLATKCRFIQPMAAKSATGAMEVEYVYRVPHPFCSVLYKSCPEDESRRDVIGIFLQPMTEERCRAHLLQSMIDSTSTITDLRRFQQTIFGQDKPILENQYPKKLPLDPRAETPIRADKSAIAYRRWLSQKGITYGVIPQAS
- a CDS encoding Rieske 2Fe-2S domain-containing protein, with protein sequence MPLSLSDPTWYPIASSDDLPFRHVYHGQLLGRELAVWRADDGNVNVWENRCLHRGVRLSIGINEGQELKCQYHGWRYANQSAGCTYIPAHPADAPARRIENRKYPIREAFGLVWSAANDDQPFEPFPGAEGHDWFPLRPLPVNATPEDVLAGLGRLAPDDQPTDFLPGLAVKLGSALFFVQPVDANRAVIRGILPGRPADALATLRYYNEQLTKLRDSLERAAARKPAPEPLQPVFEKVSVDLASMPDIAVPRGNTLTVMVKRKWTSADGVIGFELADRDGRHLPTFQPGAHIDVHLPNGLVRQYSLTNGPGDLSSYVIGVKQESASKGGSKVLVETVREGDVLAISEPRNNFPLRRDATRTVLIAGGIGITPLLSMARFLDKSSLNYELHYFVRSGESAAFSSELGVLHGRIDKHVGLARDAIRAKVRDVLGPYQFANHVYICGPGAMLEMVQQVAADLGWPDEAIHFEYFQNDKTIDASSAFDVELARSAMTLHVPAGKTILETMREAGLTVPSSCEQGACGTCLTGVIEGEIDHKDVYLNKTEKASNTCMMTCVSRAKSGRLVLDI